The Candidatus Fukatsuia endosymbiont of Tuberolachnus salignus nucleotide sequence AGCTTTGGCGTGGAAAACGTGCTGAACAAGGAGTACGCAACCGTCTGGGGACAGCGTGCACCAATCCTTTACAGTCCAGCCTATGGCTCACCAGATCTCTATAACTACCAGGGCCGTGGCAGAACTTTTCGTTTAAACTATTCTGTGATTTTTTAAAATTAGAAACCCGGCGCTGTTGTTCTGAATACCATCAGTGTAACGACAGCGGATGTGACGGATAGGAAATTTGCTTGGCTCGAAAAATGCCGAAGGGTATGGAAAAACTGCGAGCAACAGCTCAATACCAGCCTGCAGTTCGTTAATCGTCTCTTCATTAGACCTCTTCGGAAACTCTGATTTATCTAATTTCCATGTTATAAATTGCTGCAATCAGATTAAATCGTAATCCAAAACGTTTTCGCCTGTTTCGATAACGATCTGATACGATTTTAAATCGTTTAATCATACCAAGGACATTTTCGTTTAATACACGCTGGCTTGATAACTCACGATTGTTGCGTTTATCTTCTTTTGTTAAGGGATTTTTCTTTGTCTTTTTCTTAGGCAACGCCGAGTTTGAATGGATCTTGCCAAGCCCTTGGTAACCTGTATCTGTCACTGTTTTGATTTCAGGATGTATTCGCACGCCAGACTCTTTGAACAACCTAAAATCATGACGCCTCCCATGAGTAAAGCTTGTACAGATGACTGCTTTGCTTTTTTTATCGACGATCACTTGGGTTTTTAAGGTGGGTCGTTTCTTTTTTCCTGAGTAAAATTGCTTTTGTTTTTTTTGGATGTTCAATCGGCGTTTCTGTGGCATCAATAAGAACGAGCTCATACTCCCTATCACTTTTTAATAAAGCTTTGCGTCCAGAGAGTGCAAAATCAGGATGCTTTATTAGCGTATTTTCTATCCATTTAATCGTTTCATAGCAGGTGCTCTCACTCACCCCATCGCTTCGGCTAACATGAAAATAAGTGCGATATTCCCGTAGATACCCAAGTGAAATCAAGATGCAGGATTTAGCGCCTGGCAATTATCGTTTAAGCGAGATACCAGAGAACTTGCCATTTGTGGTAGCTTCACCTCAAAGAAGTTTAAGATATCGTTCTTAAAACTCTGTTTAGATGGGTAATATCTATTGTTTCGTGTTTGCTCATTCATCACCTTCCACAATCGCTCTATCGGGTTTAGATTCGGGCTATACGGCGGAAGGTAATGAAGCTGGATATTCAACGTAAGCGCGGCGTCTTGCACAAGCTGTGAACGGTGATAGCCTGCACCCTCGAGGATCACATGTGCCGTTGTCGTGATGGGATAATGCGCGCGAATGGCAGACAGGAAGTGAACCACATTTTCGCTGTTAATCGTCTCATCATCACGGATTATGGGGTTAGCCACATTCTGGATGTTCAAGGCTCCCATGATATTCAACCGCGTTCTGCTCCCGGTGGTCTCTATCGTTTTATCCTGGCCTTTTCGTATCCAGCCGTAGCTTATTTTGGTGGCTTGTGTCGGATGAACGGCATCAATAAACAGTATGGGGTCATTACCCGCGGCGTCTTTCAATTCGCTGTAGGTCTTTATAAATTGCTGCTGTTTCTCAACGGCAAATTTATGCGGAACACCTTTCGGCTTTTTATAGCTAAAGCCATGCTGCTTCAACCCTTTATACAGACCTGATACGGTAAAGGTGATGTTCCAGCGTCCAGCGATATAGGCCACAATTTGGTGATTGTGGTGGTAGAGCGGCTGGGTGAGATGTTCAACCAGCGACGTGGTCTGTTCCGCATTGAGATAGCCATCGGAGCCGCCATTTTCAGGCTTGAGCTTGTTGAGTTTATGATAGTCTGTAAGGTGGCGCCGCACCGTGGTTTCATTAATGAGCTGTGAGTGAGCAATCATAGGGGGAGTCCAGCCGTCTGCGGACAACAAAACACACCGGATCCTGTCACGGACACGGCGGTCATGGCTTTGACGATGTTGGGCTTCGAGGGTAATTTTCTGGTCAGCAGTCAGCTCTATTTTCATGGCTATGAGCATGATCCTTATCGACTTCAAAATCAAGCATCTTCATTGATCACGGGTATATACTCAAGGGCCATTAATAAGCGATCTTCTAAACCCAGCTTGGGTTTCCGACCTCCTTTCCCTTGCTTATATTTATCTGCTTCATTCAATATCTTTATCATCTTTTCAAATGTACTGCGTTTAACTCCGGTTAAGCGCCGAAATTTTTCCTCTTCCAATACCTTTATTTGTTCATATTTCATGGGGGCTCCTTGTTCAGGAGATTTTTACCAACATTCCTACATGAATGCTATAGCAGGCGCCGTATCAGTTGATTATGAAAATTAGAAATAACATATTGATATTAATTAATATTTATTAACAAAAGTGATCACGTTACATGGCGCCTGCTATAGTTTCCGAAGAGGTCTAATGATCCCTAACTGATCATTGGGATGTCAGCGGTGAGTTTGAATGAAGCCTTAAGCTTTAAAGCTTGTAAGACAGATAAAACCCCGGTGACATATTCATCATCGCCTTCAAGACCGAACGGTATCTTGTGCTTCGAGCACGTATTTATAAGGATGATCTTGGCGAATTCTCTGATTTTTACTGTCATGTCTGGAGTGTATCTGATGGACAAAACCCCCGTCGGTATTGATATAGCAAAATTAAAGTTCGATGTGGCTGTCTGGATTGAAAGAAAAAAATATAAAACAAAAGTGTTTAACAATACCCCATCCGGTTTTAGCGACTTGCTGAAGTGGCTACTTCCTTACGGTGACTGCCACATTTGCCTGGAAGCAACCAGCCATTACAGTGTGCCACTGGCCACTTTTTTGGTGGATAACGGGATTGAGGTCAGTGTGGAAACCCCCGCCCGCATTCATGCCTTTGCTCAAAGTGAGCTGAGTCGTAACAAAACGGACCAAGGGGATGCGAAGATGATTGCGCGTTATTGCGCGCTTTATTCGCCAGCACGCTGGTTTCCCGCCCCGTTAAATGAACGTCAGCTTATGGCACTGATACGTCGTCTTAATCATTTAGTCGAAATGAAACAGATGGAATGTAACCGAAAAGAGGGGGCAGATGAAATAGTCCAGCCTTTTTTGACAGACAGTATCTGTGCATTAGAAAAACAAATTGTCGAGATAAAACAGAAAATTAAAGAGCATATTAATAACTCCCCCGGGCTGAAAAAGAATAAGCATCTCTTGGAGAGTATTCCTGGTATAGGCGAAATATTGAGTGCCACTTTATTGGCGTTTGTCGGTGATGTATCAAAATTTACTAGCAGCAAGCAAGTGGTCGCCTACGCAGGGCTTAATCCGAAACTGTGCGAATCAGGTGCATTTAAAGGGCGTAGCCGCCTCTCAAAAGTCGGGTGTACAGAACTCAGAAAAGCGCTATATACCCGTGATCAATGAAGATGCTTGATTTTGAAGTCGATAAGGATCATGCTCATAGCCATGAAAATAGAGCTGACTGCTGACCAGAAAATTACCCTCGAAGCCCAACATCGTCAAAGCCATGACCGCCGTGTCTGTGACAGGATCCGGTGTGTTTTGTTGTCCGCAGACGGCTGGACTCCCCCTATGATTGCTCACTCACAGCTCATTAATGAAACCACGGTGCGGCGCCACCTTACAGACTATCATAAACTCAACAAGCTCAAGCCTGAAAATGGCGGCTCCGATGGCTATCTCAATGCGGAACAGACCACGTCGCTGGTTGAACATCTCACCCAGCCGCTCTACCACCACAATCACCAAATTGTGGCGTATATCGCTGGACGCTGGAACATCACCTTTACCGTATCAGGTCTGTATAAAGGGTTGAAGCAGCATGGCTTTAGCTATAAAAAGCCGAAAGGTGTTCCGCATAAATTTGCCGTTGAGAAACAGCAGCAATTTATAAAGACCTACAGCGAATTGAAAGACGCCGCGGGTAATGACCCCATACTGTTTATTGATGCCGTTCATCCGACACAAGCCACCAAAATAAGCTACGGCTGGATACGAAAAGGCCAGGATAAAACGATAGAGACCACCGGGAGCAGAACGCGGTTGAATATCATGGGAGCCTTGAACATCCAGAATGTGGCTAACCCCATAATCCGTGATGATGAGACGATTAACAGCGAAAATGTGGTTCACTTCCTGTCTGCCATTCGCGCGCATTATCCCATCACGACAACGGCACATGTGATCCTCGAGGGTGCAGGCTATCACCGTTCACAGCTTGTGCAAGACGCCGCGCTTACGTTGAATATCCAGCTTCATTACCTTCCGCCGTATAGCCCGAATCTAAACCCGATAGAGCGATTGTGGAAGGTGATGAATGAGCAAACACGAAACAATAGATATTACCCATCTAAACAGAGTTTTAAGAACGATATCTTAAACTTCTTTGAAGTGAAGCTACCACAAATGGCAAGTTCTCTGGTATCTCGCTTAAACGATAATTGCCAGGCGCTAAATCCTGCATCTTGATTTCACTTGGGTATAGCTATAAAAAAAACATTTTATCATCCAAAAGCCAACGTCCAATCCCGAGAAGATTTTCAGATCAAGATCCAGGCCTATGAAGCCAGCGAGACCCCCATTATTTACGTGGATAAAAGCGGTTTTGCTCAT carries:
- a CDS encoding IS630 family transposase encodes the protein MKIELTADQKITLEAQHRQSHDRRVRDRIRCVLLSADGWTPPMIAHSQLINETTVRRHLTDYHKLNKLKPENGGSDGYLNAEQTTSLVEHLTQPLYHHNHQIVAYIAGRWNITFTVSGLYKGLKQHGFSYKKPKGVPHKFAVEKQQQFIKTYSELKDAAGNDPILFIDAVHPTQATKISYGWIRKGQDKTIETTGSRTRLNIMGALNIQNVANPIIRDDETINSENVVHFLSAIRAHYPITTTAHVILEGAGYHRSQLVQDAALTLNIQLHYLPPYSPNLNPIERLWKVMNEQTRNNRYYPSKQSFKNDILNFFEVKLPQMASSLVSRLNDNCQALNPAS
- a CDS encoding IS110 family transposase encodes the protein MANSLIFTVMSGVYLMDKTPVGIDIAKLKFDVAVWIERKKYKTKVFNNTPSGFSDLLKWLLPYGDCHICLEATSHYSVPLATFLVDNGIEVSVETPARIHAFAQSELSRNKTDQGDAKMIARYCALYSPARWFPAPLNERQLMALIRRLNHLVEMKQMECNRKEGADEIVQPFLTDSICALEKQIVEIKQKIKEHINNSPGLKKNKHLLESIPGIGEILSATLLAFVGDVSKFTSSKQVVAYAGLNPKLCESGAFKGRSRLSKVGCTELRKALYTRDQ
- a CDS encoding IS630 family transposase — encoded protein: MKIELTADQKITLEAQHRQSHDRRVCDRIRCVLLSADGWTPPMIAHSQLINETTVRRHLTDYHKLNKLKPENGGSDGYLNAEQTTSLVEHLTQPLYHHNHQIVAYIAGRWNITFTVSGLYKGLKQHGFSYKKPKGVPHKFAVEKQQQFIKTYSELKDAAGNDPILFIDAVHPTQATKISYGWIRKGQDKTIETTGSRTRLNIMGALNIQNVANPIIRDDETINSENVVHFLSAIRAHYPITTTAHVILEGAGYHRSQLVQDAALTLNIQLHYLPPYSPNLNPIERLWKVMNEQTRNNRYYPSKQSFKNDILNFFEVKLPQMASSLVSRLNDNCQALNPAS